A window of Ranitomeya variabilis isolate aRanVar5 chromosome 2, aRanVar5.hap1, whole genome shotgun sequence contains these coding sequences:
- the LOC143804084 gene encoding adhesion G-protein coupled receptor F3-like, whose amino-acid sequence MSARSRKHVMSDDSKGHQSKGCKADTAHHQKITILTVSHGDKLLEHLLNSSSQNTSNSTTANILDKLWGLMASGNALQENRVLTILDILQNVAKNPTQRNLQLDVETVKMSLSIFNDLIPNIPTNSSINANKLLGPTLLESMENIFSSMAAADESFNVSGENVDFFCSALSCEELDGSRAVALQSGASLHLSVTQSNVSSVCYVNALSMTYRPRDQSFSSRYEGEDDTSGSSFLASDIWTYVINAHNVKYNMENISMVIACDNTTCDHTATCVYWNFDHKMWSADGCATKVINGVTNCLCQHLTSFSILMSKFIPGSSKDHDLLNYITTVGLSISIGSLVICMSIQVILLLQIGNCLTSYRQVAILHISVFLLVGHASFLLSGFINSLGKLCVGLTFLTHFSLLAFLSWTLVQGLFLTCRLIFVFHHVTMKEFWTLSMVLGYGCPLVISLGTFLAYFPHRYKRKDVCWLDPQSGALMAYVIPTFLIMLGNLMVLIVVIVKLLRPSVSEGKREDDEVVKKIMKAVLFCTPQFGLTWAIGIPMYFAETSIFLHYIFALLNPLQGFFLLLFGCLLDKKVTEVVRKCFLKNLPPKSSRSYDHQISASHK is encoded by the exons ATGTCTGCCAGAAGCAGGAAACATGTTATGTCTGATGACTCCAAGGGTCATCAATCCAAAGGGTGCAAAGCTGACACCGCACATCACCAGAAAATCACCATCCTCACAGTGAGCCATG GTGACAAGTTATTGGAGCACCTGCTGAATTCATCATCCCAG AATACCTCCAATTCCACAACCGCCAACATCCTGGATAAACTATGGGGACTAATGGCGTCAGGGAACGCACTCCAGGAGAACCGTGTGCTCACGATCTTGGATATTCTTCAAAATGTGGCAAAAAATCCAACACAAAGGAATCTCCAGCTGGATGTGGAAACCGTAAAA ATGTCTCTTTCCATCTTCAATGATCTGATCCCCAATATCCCCACAAATTCCTCCATCAACGCCAACAAGCTTCTTGGCCCAACGCTGCTGGAAAGTATGGAGAATATTTTCTCCTCCATGGCAGCTGCTGATGAAAGCTTTAACGTGTCTGGGGAAAATGTGGACTTTTTCTGCTCTGCATTGTCCTGTGAGGAGCTGGATGGCAGCCGTGCAGTGGCCCTTCAGTCTGGGGCCAGTCTACACCTGTCCGTCACTCAGTCTAATGTCTCCTCTGTCTGCTACGTCAATGCTTTGTCCATGACCTACAGACCACGGGATCAAAGCTTCAGCAGCCGGTATGAGGGAGAGGATGACACGTCCGGTTCCTCTTTCTTGGCCAGTGATATATGGACATATGTCATCAATGCACATAATGTTAAGTACAACATGGAGAACATCAGCATGGTCATCGCGTGTGACAACACCACCTGTGACCACACCGCCACATGCGTCTATTGGAATTTTGACCATAAGATGTGGTCTGCAGATGGCTGTGCCACCAAAGTGATTAATGGAGTCACCAACTGCCTGTGCCAACATCTCACATCCTTCTCCATCCTAATGTCCAAGTTTATCCCCGGGAGTTCAAAAGATCATGACCTACTGAACTACATCACAACCGTAGGCCTTTCCATCTCCATCGGGTCTCTAGTCATCTGCATGTCTATCCAGGTCATCCTCTTACTGCAGATCGGGAACTGTCTCACCTCGTACAGACAAGTGGCCATCCTCCACATATCCGTCTTCTTGTTGGTCGGCCACGCCTCATTTTTGTTGTCTGGTTTCATCAACAGTCTAGGGAAGTTGTGTGTAGGCCTCACGTTCCTGACCCATTTCTCCCTCTTGGCTTTCCTCTCTTGGACTTTGGTCCAGGGCTTGTTTTTGACTTGTCGATTAATTTTTGTCTTCCACCACGTCACCATGAAAGAATTCTGGACTCTCTCAATGGTTCTGGGCTATGGTTGTCCTTTGGTCATATCCTTAGGAACTTTCCTGGCATATTTTCCACATCGGTACAAGAGGAAGGATGTGTGTTGGTTGGATCCTCAGTCTGGGGCTTTGATGGCGTACGTCATCCCCACATTTCTGATCATGCTTGGAAACCTCATGGTCCTCATAGTTGTCATCGTGAAGCTCCTCCGACCGTCAGTGtctgagggaaagagagaggatgaCGAAGTGGTGAAGAAGATCATGAAGGCTGTTCTATTCTGCACGCCCCAATTTGGGCTCACCTGGGCTATCGGGATCCCCATGTATTTTGCGGAAACTTCTATATTTCTACACTACATATTTGCCCTTCTGAACCCTCTCCAG GGATTTTTCCTTCTGCTTTTCGGATGTCTTCTGGATAAAAAG GTGACGGAAGTCGTCCGGAAATGTTTCCTAAAGAATCTTCCTCCTAAATCCTCG cgTTCGTACGATCATCAGATATCGGCATCTCACAAATGA